ATGACCAAAGAACAGGACTTTTGGAATCGTATTTTAGAATTGGCTCACGCTCAGCTAAAACAGACAACTTATGATTTCTTTGTTGCTGAAGCCAAGCTTGTCAAAGTTGAAGAAAAACAAGCTGTTATTTTCCTGGATAGTCCAGTAAAACAACTATTTTGGGAGCAAAACTTAGTAGGAGTTATTCTTACTGCAGGATTTGAGATTTTTAATGATCAGATTGCTGGAAAATATATTTTTGAAGAAGCAACTAACACTGAAACTCCGAAATCTGTAGTAACCAGTCCTCAAATCAGCACTGTTCAGCCAAGCTTGCCATCTATTGATACTGGCTTAAAGTCAAAATATACCTTTGATAATTTTGTTCAGGGAGACGGAAATATCTGGGCTAAAGCTGCTGCCTTAGCGGTATCTGAGAATCTGGCCACAACCTATAATCCTCTTTTTATCTACGGAGGACCTGGCCTGGGCAAAACTCATTTATTAAATGCTATTGGCAATCAAATTTTAGAAAATATTCCAGATGCGCGTGTCAAGTATATACCGGCTGAAACCTTTATTAACGACTTCCTCGAACATTTAAGATTGGGAGAGATGGATAGCTTTAAAAAAATCTATCGTAGTCTGGATCTTCTGCTAATTGATGACATTCAATCTTTGGGCGGAAAAAAGGTTTCAACTCAGGAAGAATTTTTCAACACTTTCAATGCTCTTCATGGTGAAAATAAACAGATTGTTTTAACCAGCGACCGCAGTCCTGATCATCTGGACAATTTGGAAGAACGCTTGGTAACACGTTTCAAATGGGGATTAACTCAGAATATTACACCGCCAGATTTTGAAACACGAATTGCAATTCTGCGAAACAAAATTGAAGATTTGGATTATATTTTCCCGAATGATACCTTAGAATATCTTGCAGGACAGTTCGATTCCAATGTCCGCGACTTGGAAGGTGCTTTGAATGACATCAGTCTCATTGCTAGAGTTCGTCATCTGAAAGAAATTACTATTGATATCGCTGCGGAAGCTATTCGAGCACGCAAGCAGGATTCAAGCCAGGTAACAGTTATCCCGATTGATAAGATTCAGTCTGAAGTTGGGAAATTCTATGGTGTTAGTGTCAAAGAGATGAAAGGCAGCCGTCGAGTACAAAATATCGTTTTAGCTAGACAGGTAGCTATGTATCTGACTCGTGAGCTGACTGATAACAGTCTGCCTAAAATTGGCCGTGAGTTTGGCGGCAAAGATCATACGACTGTTATCCATGCACATGGAAAAATCAAAACTATGATTGAATCAGACGACAATTTGCGTTTAGAAATTGAAAGCATCAAGAATAAAATAAAATAGCGTGTGGAAAACTACAGATTTTTTTCAAAACTTATCCACACTTTGTGAACAAGTCTCAAAACTTGTTAGAATAAGGACCAAGCTATTTTTCCACAGAATTCACATAAACTACTATTACTATTAATCTTATAATCATAAATAAATAAAAAGGAGATCCTATGATTCATTTTTCTATTAATAAAAATCTCTTCTTACAAGCGTTAAATACTACTAAAAGGGCTATCAGCCATAAAAATGCAATTCCTATTCTTTCTACTGTGAAAATTGATGTTACCAAAGAAGGAATCACTTTAATTGGCTCGAATGGCCAAGTGTCGATTGAAAACTTTATTTCTACTCAAAATGAAAATGCAGGCTTGCTTGTCAACTCAACAGGTTCAATTTTATTAGAAGCGACTTTCTTTATTAATGTTGTTTCCAGCCTGCCAGATATTATTTTGGATTTTAAAGAAATTGAACAAAAACAAATCGTTTTGACTAGCGGCAAATCAGAGATTACCCTGAAAGGAAAAGACGCTGACCAGTATCCACGAATCCAGGAAATTTCTGCCAGCAATCCCTTGGTTCTTGAAACAAAAATTCTTAAAGATGTCATTAACGAAACAGCCTTTGCAGCCAGTGTTCAGGAAAGCCGTCCAATTTTAACTGGTGTTCACTTTGTTTTGACAGATAACCGTTCTTTGAAAACAGTTGCAACAGACTCCCACAGAATGAGTCAAAAGAAAATTACTCTAGAGAAAAACGGAGATAATTTTGACGTAGTTATTCCGAGTCGCTCTTTACGGGAATTTACGGCTGTTTTTACCGATGAAATTGAAACGGTAGAGGTTTTCTTTGCTAACAATCAAATTCTTTTCAGAAGCGAAAATATCAGCTTCTACACCCGTCTATTGGAAGGAAATTATCCAGATACAGATCGTTTGATTCCGACTGAATTTACAAGTGTCCTTACTTTTAATACATCTGATTTGCGTGCAGCTATGGAACGCGCTCGTCTCTTGTCTAATGCCACACAGAATGGAACAGTTAAACTGGAGATTGCAGGCGGTATTGTCAGTGCCCATGTAAATTCACCAGAGGTCGGCCGTGTTAACGAAGAAATTGATACAGAAAGTGTAACTGGCGAAGATTTGACCATTAGCTTTAATCCAACTTATTTGATTGATGCTCTGAAGGCCATTGACAGTGAAAAAGTAACGATTAGCTTTATCTCATCTGTCCGCCCGTTCACCTTGGTACCGAGTGAAGACACAGAAAACTTTATTCAGCTGATTACACCTGTCAGAACTAATTAAGATGAAAAGCAGTGGGCCAAGTTACAGATTTTTAATTCTTGGTCCTAAGCTCTTTTCATTTACAAAGTATGATAGATGCTTAAGTTTTCTTCCTGGACTATGCTAGTTCCTTGAAAGGAGAAAAAAATGTATGAAATTGGTCATTTTGTAGAAATGAAAAAGCCCCATGCCTGCACCATTAAAGCGACTGGGAAAAAGGCGAATCGCTGGGAAATCACAAGGGTTGGTGCAGATATCAAAATCCGTTGCACCAATTGTGAACATCTTGTGATGATGAGTCGTCACGATTTTGAAAGAAAAATGAAGAAAATAATTGATTAGACGAAAACTCATTGTAAATGCTATTGTGGAAAACTGATTTGCATTGCTGAAGACCAGATTTAGATTTTTTTCTTATTTTTCAATCAAAAA
This window of the Streptococcus sanguinis genome carries:
- the dnaA gene encoding chromosomal replication initiator protein DnaA, with the translated sequence MTKEQDFWNRILELAHAQLKQTTYDFFVAEAKLVKVEEKQAVIFLDSPVKQLFWEQNLVGVILTAGFEIFNDQIAGKYIFEEATNTETPKSVVTSPQISTVQPSLPSIDTGLKSKYTFDNFVQGDGNIWAKAAALAVSENLATTYNPLFIYGGPGLGKTHLLNAIGNQILENIPDARVKYIPAETFINDFLEHLRLGEMDSFKKIYRSLDLLLIDDIQSLGGKKVSTQEEFFNTFNALHGENKQIVLTSDRSPDHLDNLEERLVTRFKWGLTQNITPPDFETRIAILRNKIEDLDYIFPNDTLEYLAGQFDSNVRDLEGALNDISLIARVRHLKEITIDIAAEAIRARKQDSSQVTVIPIDKIQSEVGKFYGVSVKEMKGSRRVQNIVLARQVAMYLTRELTDNSLPKIGREFGGKDHTTVIHAHGKIKTMIESDDNLRLEIESIKNKIK
- the dnaN gene encoding DNA polymerase III subunit beta — its product is MIHFSINKNLFLQALNTTKRAISHKNAIPILSTVKIDVTKEGITLIGSNGQVSIENFISTQNENAGLLVNSTGSILLEATFFINVVSSLPDIILDFKEIEQKQIVLTSGKSEITLKGKDADQYPRIQEISASNPLVLETKILKDVINETAFAASVQESRPILTGVHFVLTDNRSLKTVATDSHRMSQKKITLEKNGDNFDVVIPSRSLREFTAVFTDEIETVEVFFANNQILFRSENISFYTRLLEGNYPDTDRLIPTEFTSVLTFNTSDLRAAMERARLLSNATQNGTVKLEIAGGIVSAHVNSPEVGRVNEEIDTESVTGEDLTISFNPTYLIDALKAIDSEKVTISFISSVRPFTLVPSEDTENFIQLITPVRTN
- a CDS encoding DUF951 domain-containing protein, which gives rise to MYEIGHFVEMKKPHACTIKATGKKANRWEITRVGADIKIRCTNCEHLVMMSRHDFERKMKKIID